Proteins from a single region of Caloramator sp. E03:
- a CDS encoding NAD(P)/FAD-dependent oxidoreductase: MGGKTVAVIGGGAAGLVASITAAREGAEVFILERMNRVGKKILATGNGRCNLTNMYIDISRYHGKNPKFFYGAYSQFDVNKTMDFFEEIGIMCSIQDDGKVYPYSFQASSVLDVLRYEIERLNVKEVCDTEVKQIKPVKGGFVIITKDGRNFNANSVIVATGGKASPNLGSNGSGYDIAAALGHKIIEPSPALVQLRLNAPFLKAIKGVKFEGEASIEVDNKVLKKEKGEILYTDYGISGPPILQLSRTAVENINKSKKPFIVVDMFPDFESDRLEEIIIKRIKSSPYKPIDFSFVGLINKKMIPVILKLADIKDIHIRCGDLNENYISSIVKIMKSLKLEIIGTQSWTEAQVTAGGIDVSDINPKTLESKIVPNLYFAGEILDIDGDCGGFNLQWAWSSGYVAGYNAAQ, encoded by the coding sequence ATGGGTGGAAAAACAGTAGCAGTAATTGGAGGAGGAGCAGCTGGTCTTGTTGCGTCAATTACGGCAGCGAGAGAAGGGGCTGAAGTTTTTATATTAGAGAGAATGAACAGAGTTGGGAAAAAAATACTTGCAACTGGAAATGGTAGATGTAACCTCACAAATATGTATATAGACATAAGTAGATATCATGGTAAAAATCCTAAGTTTTTTTATGGAGCTTATTCTCAATTTGATGTAAATAAAACCATGGATTTTTTTGAAGAAATTGGGATTATGTGCAGTATTCAGGATGATGGGAAAGTATATCCTTATAGCTTTCAGGCTTCAAGTGTACTTGATGTTTTAAGATATGAAATAGAAAGACTTAATGTGAAAGAAGTTTGTGATACAGAAGTTAAACAGATTAAGCCTGTTAAAGGAGGCTTTGTCATTATAACAAAAGATGGCAGAAACTTTAATGCTAATTCCGTAATAGTTGCAACAGGAGGGAAGGCAAGTCCTAACCTTGGCTCAAATGGAAGTGGATATGATATTGCAGCTGCGTTAGGGCATAAAATAATAGAGCCATCTCCAGCTCTTGTTCAATTAAGGCTTAATGCTCCGTTTTTAAAAGCAATTAAAGGAGTAAAGTTTGAAGGAGAAGCTTCTATTGAGGTAGATAATAAAGTGCTTAAAAAGGAAAAAGGAGAAATTCTCTATACTGACTATGGTATTTCAGGCCCCCCTATTCTTCAGCTAAGTAGGACTGCTGTAGAAAATATTAATAAATCAAAAAAGCCTTTTATTGTAGTGGATATGTTTCCAGACTTTGAAAGTGATAGGTTAGAAGAAATCATAATAAAAAGAATAAAATCATCTCCTTATAAACCTATTGATTTTAGTTTTGTTGGTCTTATAAATAAAAAGATGATACCTGTAATATTAAAGTTGGCTGATATTAAAGATATACATATAAGATGTGGGGATTTAAATGAGAATTATATAAGTTCTATTGTAAAAATAATGAAATCTTTGAAATTGGAGATAATAGGAACACAATCATGGACAGAAGCACAGGTTACTGCAGGAGGTATTGATGTTTCAGATATAAATCCTAAAACTTTGGAATCAAAGATTGTACCAAATCTTTATTTTGCAGGGGAGATACTTGACATAGATGGGGATTGTGGAGGATTTAATCTTCAATGGGCTTGGTCATCTGGTTATGTTGCAGGTTATAATGCAGCACAATAG
- a CDS encoding zinc-ribbon domain-containing protein — MPDKTIICKDCHKEFTFTEGEQAFYREKGFQNDPLRCPECRRARKHERHSGSKDFRK, encoded by the coding sequence ATGCCCGATAAAACAATTATCTGCAAAGATTGTCACAAGGAGTTCACTTTTACAGAAGGAGAGCAGGCATTCTATAGAGAAAAAGGATTTCAAAACGATCCTTTAAGGTGTCCAGAATGCAGGCGAGCAAGAAAGCATGAAAGACATTCAGGCTCAAAAGACTTTAGAAAGTAA
- the thiI gene encoding tRNA uracil 4-sulfurtransferase ThiI — MKKLLVKYASEISLKGLNRKTFEDLLVKNIKERIGKNYKITKDLGRLFIDDYNDEMLNKITKIFGVQSVAVADVIEKDIKSIGDAAVLQLKELNVKTFKVESKRADKSFHLNSLEISKQVGGYILKNISGIKVDVHNPEIVVNVEIRENAYVYSKEHKGVMGMPYKSAGKGVLLLSGGIDSPVAGYMMAKRGLEIICVYYHSHPYTSERAKEKVIDLAKKLSEYTGRIKLYVVPFTKIQMEIIEKCREDELTIIMRRFMAKIAEEIAIKEGGLCIVTGESLGQVASQTLESMFVTTNGIGMPIFRPLVGMDKVDIMDISRQIGTYDISILPYEDCCTIFVPKHPKTKPRLNDIEASEKALNKEELINDAIENSEIINI, encoded by the coding sequence ATGAAAAAGCTTTTAGTAAAATACGCGAGTGAAATTTCATTAAAAGGTTTAAATAGAAAGACCTTTGAAGATTTGCTTGTTAAAAATATTAAGGAAAGAATAGGGAAAAACTACAAAATTACTAAGGATCTTGGAAGATTATTCATTGATGATTATAATGATGAGATGCTTAATAAAATAACAAAGATTTTTGGGGTTCAATCAGTTGCAGTTGCTGATGTTATTGAAAAGGATATTAAAAGTATAGGGGATGCAGCAGTATTGCAATTAAAAGAGTTAAATGTTAAAACTTTCAAAGTAGAGAGCAAAAGGGCAGATAAAAGTTTTCATTTAAATTCATTGGAAATTTCAAAGCAAGTTGGAGGCTATATACTTAAAAATATTTCAGGAATAAAGGTAGATGTACATAATCCTGAGATTGTAGTTAACGTTGAGATTAGGGAAAATGCTTATGTATATTCAAAGGAACATAAAGGAGTTATGGGAATGCCATATAAAAGTGCCGGAAAAGGAGTGCTACTTTTATCAGGTGGAATAGATAGCCCAGTTGCAGGATATATGATGGCAAAGAGGGGTCTTGAGATAATCTGTGTATATTATCACAGCCATCCATATACAAGTGAGAGAGCAAAGGAAAAGGTTATAGATCTTGCTAAAAAGCTTTCCGAATACACAGGAAGGATAAAACTTTATGTTGTTCCTTTTACAAAGATACAAATGGAAATAATAGAAAAGTGCAGGGAAGATGAGCTAACGATAATAATGAGAAGGTTTATGGCAAAGATAGCAGAGGAGATTGCAATAAAAGAAGGTGGACTTTGTATAGTAACTGGTGAAAGTTTAGGGCAGGTTGCAAGCCAGACGTTAGAGAGTATGTTTGTAACAACAAATGGTATAGGAATGCCTATATTTAGACCTCTTGTAGGAATGGATAAGGTTGATATCATGGATATTTCAAGGCAGATAGGTACATACGATATTTCAATACTTCCTTATGAGGATTGCTGTACAATATTTGTTCCTAAACATCCAAAGACTAAGCCAAGATTAAATGACATTGAAGCATCTGAAAAGGCTTTAAATAAAGAGGAACTTATAAATGATGCTATAGAAAATTCTGAAATAATTAATATATAA
- a CDS encoding putative glycoside hydrolase, which produces MKKAKILSTSIILCLLLTIIPSCKTKNVQSNLPQSSLSQQSQNSTTNTNNNSNNTNSKEEDNSLENQENIVYISANSLIVRAEANYNAKVIDKLLKGTEVRILENKADDKKNVWYKISYSNNSKESSGWILSNYTVKNRTDLLSKDLKSLDFSPQNKVSEYDNNPRVKVKGIYVTIYSASNSRIDELIEMTKRTKINAFIIDVKDDKGTMLFPTKAAEKYAPEANKKAPIKDIAAFMKKLKDNNIYAIARIVSFKDPTYIKAHPDRAIIYKGTNKVFTNKDNLAWATAYDKDLWDYNISVAKEAAEVGFNEIQFDYVRFPASNGGKLDKILDYRNTDNIPKPLAIQNYLKLAYKELSPLKVYIGADIYGLVGSVPDDMALGQYFEAISNVVDYVCPMMYPSHYANGTYKLQIPDAKPFETIFNSAKDSVARNKNIKTPAIIRPWIQDFTATWVKGHIHYGVNEVSNEIKALELNGIDEFMLWNAGNKYTEEAVK; this is translated from the coding sequence ATGAAAAAAGCTAAAATTTTATCTACATCTATTATTTTATGTTTACTACTTACTATTATTCCTTCTTGTAAAACAAAAAATGTACAATCTAATTTGCCACAGTCCTCGTTAAGCCAACAAAGTCAAAACTCCACAACTAATACAAATAATAATTCCAATAATACAAATTCAAAAGAAGAAGATAATTCATTAGAAAATCAGGAAAATATAGTTTATATAAGTGCAAATAGCTTAATCGTAAGAGCTGAGGCTAATTATAATGCAAAGGTAATAGACAAGCTTTTAAAAGGAACAGAAGTTAGAATACTTGAAAATAAAGCAGATGATAAAAAAAATGTTTGGTATAAAATTAGCTATTCAAACAATAGTAAAGAATCAAGTGGCTGGATTTTGTCAAACTATACAGTTAAAAATAGGACTGATCTTTTAAGCAAAGATTTAAAATCACTTGATTTTAGTCCTCAAAATAAAGTATCAGAGTATGATAACAACCCAAGAGTAAAAGTTAAAGGAATTTACGTCACTATTTATTCTGCAAGTAATTCAAGAATAGATGAGCTTATTGAAATGACAAAGAGAACTAAGATAAATGCTTTTATAATTGACGTAAAAGACGATAAAGGAACTATGCTCTTTCCAACAAAAGCTGCTGAGAAATATGCCCCTGAAGCCAATAAAAAAGCACCAATTAAAGACATTGCAGCTTTTATGAAAAAGCTTAAAGATAACAATATTTACGCTATTGCAAGAATAGTATCTTTTAAGGATCCAACATATATAAAAGCTCATCCTGACAGAGCAATTATATATAAAGGTACAAATAAGGTATTTACAAACAAAGATAACCTTGCTTGGGCAACTGCTTATGATAAAGATCTTTGGGACTACAATATATCAGTTGCAAAGGAGGCAGCAGAGGTTGGATTTAATGAAATTCAATTTGACTATGTACGTTTTCCTGCCTCAAATGGTGGAAAACTTGATAAAATATTAGATTATAGGAACACTGATAACATACCAAAGCCTTTAGCAATTCAAAATTATTTAAAACTTGCATACAAGGAACTATCCCCTCTTAAGGTTTATATAGGTGCAGATATATATGGTCTGGTAGGCTCTGTTCCTGATGATATGGCATTAGGCCAATATTTTGAGGCAATAAGTAACGTTGTTGATTATGTGTGTCCTATGATGTATCCAAGCCACTATGCAAATGGAACATACAAACTTCAAATTCCTGATGCAAAACCCTTTGAAACTATATTTAATTCAGCAAAGGACTCAGTTGCAAGAAACAAAAATATTAAAACCCCTGCAATCATAAGGCCATGGATTCAAGATTTCACAGCAACATGGGTTAAAGGTCACATACATTATGGTGTAAATGAAGTATCAAATGAAATCAAAGCTTTAGAATTAAATGGTATCGATGAATTCATGCTTTGGAATGCAGGAAATAAATACACAGAAGAAGCTGTAAAATAA
- a CDS encoding amino acid ABC transporter permease, producing the protein MDIKFIIGKLPYLLDGSIMTIKLTVITLFFGSILGVILALLKITKNIFTSGIASFYIWVFRGTPLILQLFFFYYALPMMGITMSPFTAAVIGLSLNCGAYMAEIIRGGIISIDKGQFEAAKALGFNYFQTMKKIVLPQTFRVIIPPVGNEFITMLKDTSLVSTIAMVELMRSAVQISSATFKYTEMLFTAAILYLIMTTVFTSIFSAVEKKLSRYS; encoded by the coding sequence TTGGATATCAAATTTATTATAGGAAAACTTCCTTATTTACTTGATGGAAGTATCATGACAATAAAATTAACAGTTATAACACTATTTTTTGGATCAATTTTAGGGGTAATACTTGCACTTTTAAAGATAACTAAAAATATATTTACAAGTGGAATTGCTTCCTTTTATATTTGGGTTTTTAGAGGTACGCCACTTATATTACAGTTGTTTTTCTTCTATTATGCTCTTCCGATGATGGGAATTACAATGTCTCCCTTTACTGCAGCAGTTATAGGTCTTAGCCTTAACTGTGGTGCATATATGGCAGAGATAATAAGAGGAGGAATAATTTCTATAGACAAGGGACAGTTTGAAGCAGCAAAGGCACTTGGATTTAATTATTTTCAAACTATGAAAAAAATAGTACTACCTCAAACCTTTAGAGTTATTATTCCACCAGTTGGAAATGAATTTATTACAATGCTAAAGGATACGTCACTTGTTTCTACAATAGCAATGGTTGAGCTTATGAGAAGTGCTGTTCAGATATCCTCAGCTACTTTTAAATATACAGAGATGCTTTTTACAGCAGCAATATTGTATCTTATAATGACAACAGTTTTTACAAGTATTTTCTCTGCAGTCGAGAAGAAATTATCAAGATATTCTTAA
- a CDS encoding amino acid ABC transporter substrate-binding protein — protein sequence MYNDKMIIKMERMIELKKVVLFTMVVFILTGLLAGCGSKSSNDTEKNPNSAQKQEDFLLSVSKNDSLAALLPDNIKSSGKIMIGLDDSYPPMEYRDDKNNLVGFDIDLGNAIGKKLGVNIEWVPTAWDGILPALKAKKFDMILSALSITDERKKEIAFSEPYISGGPIIITKKENSSVSGVDAIKGKVVGVQLGSTGEVATEKTGVTKEIKKYDKITEAFMDLAAGRIDALVADDQVGRYYMGLEEGKYVSPGKLMEEPFGIGFRKEDEKLKEAVQKAIDELKADGTLSKISLKWFKTDYYSK from the coding sequence ATGTATAATGATAAGATGATAATAAAAATGGAAAGGATGATTGAATTGAAAAAAGTTGTATTATTTACAATGGTAGTATTTATATTAACAGGTCTTCTTGCTGGGTGTGGTAGCAAGTCTTCAAATGACACAGAGAAAAATCCGAATAGCGCACAAAAACAAGAAGACTTTTTATTAAGTGTAAGTAAAAATGATAGTTTAGCTGCGTTACTTCCTGATAATATTAAAAGTTCAGGTAAAATAATGATAGGGCTTGATGATTCATATCCTCCTATGGAATATAGGGATGACAAAAATAATCTTGTTGGATTTGATATTGATTTAGGAAATGCAATAGGTAAAAAACTTGGAGTTAATATTGAATGGGTTCCAACTGCATGGGATGGAATACTTCCAGCTCTAAAAGCAAAAAAGTTTGATATGATTTTATCTGCATTAAGTATAACAGATGAAAGAAAAAAAGAAATAGCTTTTAGTGAGCCATATATATCAGGTGGTCCAATTATAATAACAAAGAAGGAAAATTCATCAGTTAGTGGTGTTGATGCTATAAAAGGAAAAGTTGTTGGAGTTCAACTTGGTTCAACTGGTGAAGTTGCTACAGAAAAAACAGGTGTTACAAAAGAGATAAAAAAATATGATAAAATAACTGAGGCATTTATGGATTTAGCTGCTGGAAGAATAGATGCACTTGTTGCTGATGACCAGGTTGGAAGATACTATATGGGACTTGAAGAAGGCAAGTATGTATCACCAGGAAAACTTATGGAAGAACCATTTGGAATTGGATTTAGAAAAGAAGATGAAAAACTTAAGGAAGCAGTGCAAAAGGCAATAGATGAATTAAAGGCTGATGGTACTCTTTCAAAAATATCTTTAAAATGGTTTAAAACTGACTACTATTCAAAATAA
- a CDS encoding superoxide dismutase family protein → MNCCSCYFRSIGYTDQYYAKKAYAHIKGGPLAPNLDGYVYFREVLGGTMVYVDISGLPEFRPAKDNMPQVGPHGFHIHELGNCDVGDVNNPFALAGGHYNPWNQPHGNHAGDFPVLFSNDGIANMSFFTNKFKVADIIGKTIIIHESPDDYRTQPTGASGRRLGCGIIKEM, encoded by the coding sequence ATGAATTGTTGCAGTTGCTATTTTAGAAGTATCGGGTATACAGATCAGTACTATGCTAAAAAAGCTTATGCCCATATTAAAGGTGGACCTCTTGCACCCAATCTTGATGGATATGTTTACTTTAGGGAAGTTTTAGGAGGTACAATGGTTTATGTTGATATTTCAGGTTTGCCGGAATTTAGGCCAGCTAAAGATAATATGCCACAGGTAGGTCCTCATGGGTTTCATATTCATGAATTAGGAAATTGTGATGTTGGAGATGTAAATAACCCTTTTGCTTTAGCAGGTGGACACTATAACCCTTGGAATCAGCCACATGGAAATCATGCAGGAGATTTTCCTGTTTTATTTTCAAACGATGGTATTGCAAATATGAGCTTCTTTACTAATAAATTTAAAGTTGCAGATATAATTGGAAAGACGATAATAATACATGAAAGCCCTGATGATTATAGGACACAGCCTACTGGTGCATCAGGAAGAAGGCTCGGATGTGGTATAATAAAAGAAATGTAG
- a CDS encoding cysteine desulfurase family protein — protein MIYFDNSATTKPHREVIDEVVLCMEKYFGNPSSAHRLGIEAEKKMKIARENVAMLINAQANEIVFTSGGSEANNTAIKGIIKNGDHVITSKIEHPSVLRALKELEVEGVEVTYLDVDSRGVLNIDQLKNSIKDNTKLVTIMHVNNEIGSIQPIEEIIKIVRNKNKKTRVHVDAVQSAGKIKIDVKKLDVDLMSISAHKIHGPKGVGALYIKKGVNIRPLISGGGQERDIRSGTENLPMISAFGVAANIISDNIEQKIEHVNNIKKHFMNRLSEIEDVRINSPIDDVHIGNILNVSFKDIKGEVLLHALEDYEIYVSTGSACSAKKSSHKNYVLPAIGLNDCYISGAIRFSFSYLNTIDEVDKTIEALKNILKFLRRIKK, from the coding sequence ATGATATATTTTGATAATAGCGCAACAACAAAACCACATAGAGAAGTTATTGATGAGGTTGTACTTTGTATGGAAAAGTATTTTGGAAATCCCTCATCTGCCCACAGGCTTGGTATTGAGGCTGAAAAAAAGATGAAGATAGCAAGAGAAAATGTAGCGATGCTTATAAATGCACAGGCAAACGAAATAGTTTTTACCTCTGGAGGGAGTGAGGCTAACAATACAGCAATTAAAGGAATTATTAAAAACGGGGATCATGTTATAACTTCAAAAATTGAACATCCAAGTGTTCTTAGAGCATTAAAGGAACTTGAAGTGGAAGGGGTAGAAGTTACATATTTAGATGTAGATAGCAGGGGAGTTTTAAACATAGACCAACTTAAAAATTCTATTAAAGATAACACAAAGCTTGTAACTATTATGCATGTTAATAATGAAATAGGTTCAATTCAGCCTATTGAGGAGATAATAAAAATAGTTAGAAATAAAAATAAAAAAACGAGAGTTCATGTGGATGCTGTTCAATCTGCAGGAAAAATAAAAATAGATGTTAAAAAGTTAGATGTGGATTTAATGTCTATAAGTGCCCATAAGATTCATGGACCTAAAGGAGTAGGTGCCCTTTACATTAAAAAAGGTGTAAATATAAGGCCTTTAATATCTGGTGGAGGTCAGGAGAGGGATATAAGATCAGGTACAGAAAACCTTCCAATGATATCTGCTTTTGGAGTTGCTGCAAATATAATAAGTGATAATATTGAACAAAAAATAGAGCATGTAAACAATATTAAAAAGCATTTTATGAATAGGTTATCTGAAATTGAAGATGTGAGAATAAATAGTCCAATAGATGATGTGCATATAGGAAATATACTTAACGTTTCTTTTAAGGATATAAAAGGTGAAGTTTTACTTCATGCACTTGAAGATTATGAAATTTATGTTTCAACAGGCTCAGCATGTTCAGCGAAAAAGTCATCTCATAAAAACTATGTACTTCCTGCAATAGGGCTTAATGATTGCTATATTTCTGGAGCTATAAGGTTTAGTTTTTCGTACCTTAACACTATTGATGAAGTTGATAAAACAATTGAAGCATTAAAAAATATATTGAAGTTTTTAAGGAGGATAAAAAAATGA
- a CDS encoding metal-sensitive transcriptional regulator: MEYSKNDIIKRLKRIEGQVKGIQRMIEKDECCSDILIQIAAVRAAMNKVGGIILENYSKNCIRKAVESNFEENKIDDLIEMMIKFMK; this comes from the coding sequence ATGGAATATTCTAAAAACGATATAATAAAAAGATTAAAAAGAATAGAAGGACAGGTAAAAGGAATACAAAGGATGATAGAAAAGGATGAATGCTGTAGTGACATTTTAATACAGATTGCAGCAGTAAGAGCTGCGATGAATAAAGTTGGGGGAATTATACTTGAGAACTACTCAAAAAACTGTATAAGAAAAGCAGTTGAAAGCAATTTTGAAGAGAATAAAATTGATGATCTTATTGAAATGATGATAAAGTTTATGAAGTAA
- a CDS encoding amino acid ABC transporter ATP-binding protein encodes MYMIEAKNVTKRFDDLVVFENININVKKGEVLVIIGPSGSGKSTFLRCLNHLEEVDSGTIIIEGEKLNYNDKKSIRKITMKMGMVFQNFNLFPHMTALENVIVAPITVKKEDKNVVIERAKMLLGKVGLSDKIDYYPSKLSGGQKQRVAIARALAMNPDIMLFDEPTSALDPELVGEVLNVMKDLANEGMTMIVVTHEMAFAREVADRVIFMDGGKIVEEGTPDVIFSNPKEDRTKAFLEKVL; translated from the coding sequence ATGTACATGATAGAGGCTAAAAATGTAACAAAAAGATTTGATGACCTTGTTGTATTTGAAAACATTAATATAAACGTAAAAAAAGGTGAAGTACTTGTAATAATTGGTCCTTCAGGTTCAGGTAAAAGTACGTTTCTAAGATGTCTCAATCATCTTGAAGAGGTAGACTCTGGAACTATAATAATAGAAGGAGAAAAGCTGAACTATAATGATAAAAAGAGCATTAGAAAAATAACAATGAAGATGGGAATGGTATTTCAAAATTTTAACCTGTTTCCCCACATGACTGCTTTAGAAAATGTAATAGTAGCTCCAATAACAGTGAAAAAGGAAGATAAAAACGTTGTGATTGAAAGGGCAAAAATGCTATTAGGAAAGGTTGGGCTCTCTGATAAAATAGATTATTATCCATCAAAACTTTCAGGTGGACAAAAACAAAGGGTTGCTATTGCTAGAGCTCTTGCAATGAATCCCGATATAATGCTTTTTGATGAGCCTACTTCAGCCCTTGATCCAGAGCTTGTTGGTGAAGTTTTAAATGTCATGAAAGATCTTGCTAATGAAGGTATGACTATGATAGTTGTAACTCATGAAATGGCATTTGCAAGGGAAGTTGCTGATAGAGTAATATTTATGGATGGAGGAAAAATTGTAGAAGAAGGGACTCCAGATGTTATATTTTCAAATCCTAAAGAGGATAGAACTAAGGCTTTTCTTGAGAAGGTACTATAA
- a CDS encoding tRNA threonylcarbamoyladenosine dehydratase encodes MVNPFLRTEILIGKEAMDKLKNCTVAVFGIGGVGSFVVEALARCNVGKLVLIDADNICPTNINRQIHATTKTIGMPKVEVMASRILDINPDAEVVTYKNFYNEDTSKELLSLDYDYVVDAIDTVSSKIDLIVKCTNMNIPIISSLGAGNKLDPTKFEVSDIYKTSVCPLAKVLRQELKKRRVERLKVVYSKEPPIKPKDIMISSDEKEDTVIKKRKIIGSISFVPSVAGLIIAGEVVKDLIK; translated from the coding sequence ATGGTTAATCCATTTTTAAGAACTGAAATATTAATTGGCAAGGAAGCAATGGATAAACTTAAAAATTGCACAGTTGCAGTATTTGGTATTGGAGGAGTAGGTTCATTTGTAGTTGAGGCTCTTGCAAGATGTAATGTTGGAAAGTTAGTGCTTATTGATGCAGATAATATATGCCCAACAAACATTAATAGGCAAATCCATGCGACTACAAAAACAATAGGAATGCCTAAGGTTGAAGTGATGGCAAGTAGAATATTAGATATAAATCCTGATGCTGAGGTTGTTACATATAAGAATTTTTATAATGAAGATACTTCAAAAGAGCTTTTGAGTTTAGACTATGATTATGTTGTTGATGCTATAGATACTGTATCATCTAAAATTGATTTGATTGTAAAGTGCACTAATATGAATATCCCAATAATAAGTAGCTTAGGAGCTGGAAATAAGCTAGATCCTACAAAATTTGAAGTGTCAGATATTTATAAAACAAGTGTGTGCCCTCTTGCAAAGGTACTTAGACAGGAACTTAAAAAAAGAAGAGTTGAAAGGTTAAAGGTAGTATATTCAAAGGAACCCCCTATAAAACCAAAAGATATAATGATATCCTCTGATGAAAAAGAAGATACCGTAATCAAAAAAAGAAAAATAATAGGGAGTATATCCTTTGTACCTTCGGTTGCAGGGCTTATTATTGCTGGTGAAGTTGTAAAAGATTTGATAAAATAA
- the glyA gene encoding serine hydroxymethyltransferase, with amino-acid sequence MGLENIRKIDSEIYEAILNEMSRQQNKIELIASENFTSKAVMEAQGSQLTNKYAEGYPKKRYYGGCEYVDVVEDLARERLKKLFNAEHANVQPHSGSQANMGVYFTVLEPGDKVLGMNLSHGGHLTHGSPVNFSGKLYNFISYGVNEEGYIDYDELRKMALKEKPKMIVSGASAYPRIIDFKRIREICDEVSCYMMVDMAHIAGLVAAGLHPNPVEYADFVTTTTHKTLRGPRGGAILCKEKYAKAIDKSIFPGIQGGPLEHVIAAKAVCFKEAMADEFKEYQKKVLENAKTLAKALMDRDFKLVSGGTDNHLMLIDLRNKNITGKDAEHILDEVGITVNKNTIPFDPESPFVTSGIRIGTPAVTTRGFGKEEMIAIADIINWVIENRDKDLKPARDRVKKICESFPIYKD; translated from the coding sequence ATGGGGTTGGAAAACATAAGAAAAATAGATAGCGAAATCTATGAAGCTATCCTAAATGAAATGAGTAGGCAACAGAATAAAATTGAGCTAATTGCTTCCGAAAACTTTACAAGTAAGGCAGTTATGGAAGCACAGGGTTCACAGCTAACAAATAAATATGCTGAAGGTTATCCCAAAAAAAGGTATTATGGTGGCTGTGAATATGTCGATGTCGTTGAAGACCTTGCAAGAGAAAGATTAAAAAAATTATTTAATGCAGAACATGCCAACGTTCAGCCTCATTCGGGCTCACAGGCAAATATGGGAGTTTATTTTACTGTTCTTGAACCAGGTGATAAAGTACTTGGAATGAATCTTTCCCATGGAGGACATTTAACCCATGGAAGTCCAGTTAATTTCTCTGGTAAGCTTTATAACTTCATTTCCTATGGAGTTAATGAAGAGGGATACATAGATTACGATGAATTGAGAAAGATGGCTTTAAAGGAAAAGCCGAAGATGATAGTATCAGGCGCAAGTGCATACCCAAGAATTATTGATTTTAAAAGAATTAGGGAAATATGCGATGAAGTTTCATGCTATATGATGGTTGATATGGCTCATATTGCAGGTCTTGTTGCAGCAGGACTGCATCCAAATCCTGTAGAGTATGCAGATTTTGTAACAACAACTACTCACAAGACACTGAGAGGACCAAGAGGTGGAGCTATACTTTGTAAAGAAAAGTATGCAAAGGCTATAGACAAAAGCATATTTCCAGGAATACAAGGAGGGCCACTGGAACACGTTATAGCTGCAAAAGCTGTTTGCTTTAAGGAAGCTATGGCAGATGAATTTAAGGAATATCAAAAGAAAGTATTAGAAAATGCTAAAACTCTTGCCAAAGCATTAATGGATAGAGATTTTAAACTTGTATCTGGTGGAACTGATAATCATCTTATGTTAATTGATTTGAGAAATAAAAATATAACAGGTAAAGATGCAGAGCATATTCTTGATGAAGTAGGAATTACTGTAAACAAGAATACGATTCCATTTGATCCTGAAAGCCCTTTTGTAACAAGTGGAATAAGGATTGGAACTCCTGCTGTTACTACAAGAGGATTTGGAAAAGAAGAGATGATTGCAATTGCAGATATTATAAATTGGGTAATTGAAAATAGAGATAAGGATTTAAAACCTGCAAGGGACAGGGTAAAGAAAATTTGTGAAAGTTTTCCAATTTATAAGGATTGA
- a CDS encoding YmaF family protein: MYHKHQFSGTSSYCEDHEHSYCSESTIGLNKTPHSHYLKGVTSFSNGHCHTFCITSEKDIQIPGGWHVHLYHGITDPFEGHTHNITGYTFSE; this comes from the coding sequence ATGTATCATAAGCACCAGTTCTCAGGAACATCCTCCTACTGTGAAGATCATGAGCACAGCTACTGTAGTGAAAGTACAATCGGTCTTAATAAAACTCCTCACAGCCATTATCTAAAAGGTGTTACATCCTTTTCTAACGGTCACTGTCATACCTTTTGTATAACATCAGAAAAAGATATCCAAATACCTGGTGGATGGCACGTTCATCTTTATCATGGAATTACAGATCCCTTTGAAGGCCATACCCATAATATAACAGGATACACATTTTCAGAATAA